ATTAAACACAaacggcggacaaaattgttgATTGGTCCAGTTGCTATTGCCTGTCGcccacattgttgtgttagcatgctaatgttagcacactttggttaactcctagtaaaacattttccataaaaaactgacacagaatgactcaAAGTGACCCTTAAGTGACATCCAAATGAGCAGTAAGActttgttattcttcttttctccagtccatgactaaaacagcttcatacacagcgccgtcccgtccatgtaaacacgtcccgacaacagtacagctgacgggacagtcatgactcagagagacatttacagaggatttacttgatttctgctggaTTTATGTCTAAAATGTCGCACAGTCTTCCTTGAAAGACACGAGAATGGTATGACTCCTCTCATGTTACTCTTTTGTTAATAATATATCTCCTGCGTGATGATCTGCTCGACACTCACACGGTGGTTTCCTTGTAGCGGTCCAGAGCCTCCTGAGCTACCACCTCAGAGAACTTGGGGTCGGACCAGGGGATGTCGCCCGGCACGTTGAAGTTCATGGGTGGCGAGTCGAAGAGCTGCACGGACACCTGAGTCTCTCCGGGCTGcttctctgtctcacctggctTCTCCTCAGAGTCCCTGCTGATCACCTGAGGAACAGAGACGCTAAAGTTATCtctttatgactttttatcttattttcaaCTTCACATCAGTTTTCTACATTTAATCTCGAAATGtcaagattattttttatcattatgaCTTTTTTAACATACCTCAGTATATAGATCATCACTATGATTCTCTATGCTCTCaaactttgtctttctgttattaaattcttcttccttctatttcaatattttgaactatcttttttttttattcgcATTACTTTGAATCTTATAATTCTGAATTTGATTATTTTACTATAtttaatttcaacatttttacatcTTATCTCGTTTTTAACTCTTTTATTGTGACGGCCTTCTGGCCTGTGAAGAGtcgctgctgtgttgttgtcagacacaTTGTCCACTCACCCATCAGCAGATACTTTGATTTACTGATAAACACACCTCATCCTCTTTGCACATCCTTGCTTTTTGAATTATTTGTAATAAAACTTTTGTACAAATCAGTTGAATCGTGTATTTTCCTTGTTTTCGTCGTGTCTTGGGAGCCGGGTCGTGACATAATGATCGTCATGTTCCATTATTTAGACTTTCAATCTCACAACTAAGACTTGTTATCTCATGAAGCCAGACTGTCATGGGGAATTTTTGATTGTTaatttaaggttttcaataTTTTTCACACATAGAAGCCAAATGATGCTAGTTTGAAACTTTACTGTTGCTAGTTAGATGCAACCTATCCCTGATTGAATATTTGATTCAGAacgttttttaaaaactaagtACAAAGAAGAGAAGTGACACACAGATCAGACACATGaatgaaacatttctgttattATTGCTTTCGCTGAAAAGAGCTGCTAAACTCTCTTTCGTTGCTTCTACCAAAGGCAGAAGCTATTTTAATGTAATAATGTTAGTGACATGcaatgataaaaatgtatttaaccaaacttaaattaaaacatgatgCATACTGCAGCTTTAAGATTATGTCTCCATCATGTTCTGTACCAGTCTAAAAAGCGTCACCAGTAAGTGCAGATAAAGAATGGATGCAGCGCCTCAGTGAAGTCGTTAAACAGCGCAGCAGAGCAGCGAGCGGGTCGACGTACCGTCTGAATCTTGAAGATGTCGTCCTTGGTGTTGTTTGCCAGAGACGACACCCAGCCGAACTGGCTGTTGAGGAGATCCACGATGGAGGAGGTGTTGAACATCTGCTCCTCGAACCTCTTCAGAAGGTTATTGTACTGCTGAGTGAAACGCTCGGTCATGGCCAGCGCCGCCTCCAGCTCCTCTTTCAGCGGCCCCTCCAGAGGTCTCTTACCGGAGCAGTCTGCGGGGGGGACGAGAGAGTGTGAGGTTAGACTGAGCTTCAATGAtgtaaagatgttttatttgttttattttggcagCTAAAGAGACAGATGTTTCACTCATGTCTCCTCCTGATCTTAGAATAATGCCGCACACTTACCCACATGTTGGATCTCTTTGCATTTCTCACACTCGTCTCTGAACCTGATGCAGCCGGCTGAGTTGCGGCGGATCTCTCTGCAGGTCATCTGTCCGTTACCAAAAGGTTTGGTGATGACCACGTCTTCGTTCAGATCGCCGTCTGTGTCCAGAAACAATCACAggggttgatgtttttttttcttccagttaACAACCTCCTAAACAAAGTTGACTTGCATGTCTTAAAACTGACTGAAAATCCTTCAGGGACGTTCACTCACCTGATGTCACAAAGTTTGAATTTCTCACAATTAGTAGTAAAACTATTCTACGTAATCGAGccatgctttctcactcagcatgtgcaCATTTTATCTGGGCCCTGGGTATGACGGCGGTGCTTTGACaacattttgatgcagtcaaATTAAGCCCAACATTAGATTTCGCTAAGGCcggttttctctctttttattctttcacaTGTCTTAGTAAGAAACTCATACTAGTCCGACATCTCACCTCAGAGCGCTGATCTTTTAAGCAGTTTTCAAAACTTGATTTAGTTACTTTGaggacttttttaaaatcatttttaaagtcaatttgtcttcttcttcttaatgtaaaaaataaaatgtaaatgtttgttattttaggatctttttttttttcaaatcaatgaGCAGGAAAGAGATCTGCTAAACTACAACAGATAGTTTTTTAGTTTCATTTAAAGACATCGTCACTGCTCATGGGAGTAGAGTGTGCTGTACCCTCATTAGGAGTCATGTCTGTGTCGAAGTCCATCATGGAGCCCATGGAGCTGAAGAAGTTCTTGCCCATTCCCATCATGGGCGAGAACAGACCCTGGAAGCCGTGGAAAGGATCGCGGAACAGAGAGCGAATGCTTCTGCTGTGGCGGGTGAACGGTCCCAGGAAGAACACGGGAGGGCTGTAGTGCACGTGATCAGCAACCTGAGAACAAAACAGACACTGAACTATAATACCTGTGACCCACTTTTAAGGATTTAGTCTATTCCTTATTCTAAAAGTGTCACAGTTTGAAAGATGGTTGACTGTGTTTCAGATCCTTTAGCTGTTTATCACTCTTAATTGTGTCCTGTAATTTAAGTCAATAAGAGTCTTTGTGTCCAGTGTTTCTGACTGTACCTTCATGCTGTCTGTAAATATGTTGTTCACGCCATCAGCCATCTCTATGTATTTGTCCTCCAGGTTCTTGAACTCTTTGCTCTGTCGTTGTCCCTCCCTCTCCAGGACGTCGATCTTCTCCCCGTTGATCCAGATGGAGAAGGGAGACGTTCTGTTCAGcacctcctccagctgcagacAGGAGGAGAATGAATCAAAACCTTCAACATTTAAACTACTGCCACCCGACCTCCCTGACGCCGAGCTTCCACCATCAGACTGcctcgtccctcaaccaccatCGCCGTCCTCGAGTGAGTTCATAAGAGAGCGAAGGCACGAAAGCCTGACATCAGCCCCGCACTTTGTCTAGgatgagtgtatgtgtgtatgaatgcGATGGTCTAACCTGACGTCCCACCAGTCCTGATCCGCTGCTGCATGATCTGGAGTAATATTTGACGCAGGTGTTCTTCAGACAGGGCTTACACTCCTCCCACAGAGCCTTCATGGTCTCGTtgcacacctcctcctcctgctccagcttgGTCTCCATCTCCTGAGCTGTGAGCATCGCctcctgcagggacagacatCATTGCTggattgataaatatttttatgtTGTTCGTCTGACGACTGCTTTGAATGAATTTAAAGAACCTTCTTTCTACAGCTGTTCAATCAGTCACATTCACAGAGTTTCTACCTGATAACATCCTGCTGCCCTTTTCGTTTTGTGGATGAAGAACTTGTCTTGTAACATCAATGTGATGAGAAGATGTATTGGCACTAATCAAGCCATTATGTGTTCCAGTAAATCTTaactaaaatcatatttatGAAGAGACATTTGAATCCAtgaattaatatatttttaaaaacggTCTCAGTCTGTGTGAAAAGTTTGATGACATGTTTTGACCTCTTTCTGCTCCTTGGTCTTCTTCAGGGCATCCAAAAACCTCTTGTGCTCCTctgaagatttctgcatcaCAGTCTTCATCTCCTTCACTCCGTTGACAGCGTTTTCGATCTGTTTCCCCAGGTACTCCTCGGCCAGAAGGGAAATCTCTGCAAAAACACGTTGATCACAACTTTTCTGCAGGTGTAACTTCTTCTTAAAGGTTCTTTAGTCCTACACTTTTTCGCTCATGTCATATTTTTTCCCCagcacaattttttttaaaggtttctttttgtctttttgatgcCTTTATTGAGAGACGGGACAGTGGAAAgggtcagaaatcaggaagagagagagagagagtgggaagtgacatgcaggaaaggagtaacaggtcggattcaaacctgggccacccactTGACAGAGTACAGCTTCTGCACATGGTGCgctcactaaccactaggctaggCAATTCCCAAATATAacttggattttttaaaaactctt
The Labrus bergylta chromosome 15, fLabBer1.1, whole genome shotgun sequence DNA segment above includes these coding regions:
- the clu gene encoding clusterin, coding for MLMMMMMMRKKGSKGLALFALLVASANCVLPPTKDDLSQISLLAEEYLGKQIENAVNGVKEMKTVMQKSSEEHKRFLDALKKTKEQKEEAMLTAQEMETKLEQEEEVCNETMKALWEECKPCLKNTCVKYYSRSCSSGSGLVGRQLEEVLNRTSPFSIWINGEKIDVLEREGQRQSKEFKNLEDKYIEMADGVNNIFTDSMKVADHVHYSPPVFFLGPFTRHSRSIRSLFRDPFHGFQGLFSPMMGMGKNFFSSMGSMMDFDTDMTPNEDGDLNEDVVITKPFGNGQMTCREIRRNSAGCIRFRDECEKCKEIQHVDCSGKRPLEGPLKEELEAALAMTERFTQQYNNLLKRFEEQMFNTSSIVDLLNSQFGWVSSLANNTKDDIFKIQTVISRDSEEKPGETEKQPGETQVSVQLFDSPPMNFNVPGDIPWSDPKFSEVVAQEALDRYKETTVVVK